A region from the Actinomycetes bacterium genome encodes:
- a CDS encoding roadblock/LC7 domain-containing protein, protein MTQLSKEAQNLNWLVTNFVRKVPGVAHTIVVSADGLLMAVSEKLDRARADQLAAVASGLSSLTQGAARCFGGGAVNQTVVEMEKGFLFVMSVSDGSCLAVLASLNCDIGLIGYEMALLVARTGDVLTPALRAELQASLPR, encoded by the coding sequence ATGACGCAGCTCAGCAAGGAAGCGCAGAACCTCAACTGGCTTGTGACCAACTTCGTCAGGAAGGTCCCTGGCGTTGCGCACACCATCGTCGTGTCGGCCGACGGGCTGCTCATGGCGGTGTCCGAGAAGCTCGACCGCGCCCGGGCCGACCAGCTCGCCGCCGTGGCCTCGGGACTGTCGAGCCTGACCCAGGGCGCCGCCCGCTGCTTCGGGGGCGGGGCGGTGAACCAGACCGTCGTGGAGATGGAGAAGGGCTTCCTGTTCGTGATGTCGGTCAGCGACGGGTCCTGCCTTGCCGTGCTGGCCTCGCTCAACTGTGACATCGGTCTGATCGGCTATGAGATGGCGCTGCTCGTGGCTCGCACGGGAGACGTGCTCACCCCGGCTCTGCGGGCCGAGCTGCAGGCTTCGCTCCCGCGATGA